From Xyrauchen texanus isolate HMW12.3.18 chromosome 12, RBS_HiC_50CHRs, whole genome shotgun sequence, one genomic window encodes:
- the LOC127652858 gene encoding uncharacterized protein LOC127652858: MPPFSAISVPPTAAPSTTATAATSVPTSTMPPTAANSVPTSTMPPTAANSVPPTAATSVPTSTMPPTTATSVPTRTMPPTAASSVPTSTMPPTAATSEFPRHLIPEETLCYHCPNRMVLSDPICITQKAKILTTSGIVQDISTYYKYCPQCGVLYRYQEWSEGLHNFNDHVLLDLPLCLTIRNMLQVHTAVSRIVEYLELTTGVQFPSADTVLHGYLHFEALTDHEYQYSCVTCGDHPPVVIMELHKKASFHLSVSDLAQPPEDFNGDVDSEQFWKALTEERIARGFVSSQKNNSFSVPPSFNFWASWIGRNTRRSDCVLNTEFEKIRPAKAAEVSEITVSEDRLRDELCKQKVQVIRNVCRECGLDATGSRIDLLLRLSQEMKSREAYDKLLLIANDIIANENSGWAVIMCPCGIVYSLKCNIRAESPRDFADMLLSWKHMPNIVIYDFARGLSTHTNLRQPQTIPFTPFEGRLMGPTAENIAKAKAGKVKVSLPWLTCKKENPDPDGHPITGSAEHYVLYDRFHEDNTNDARDSLRKLRLVPQLAGRVNSQVVEQLFANMALPSTHVFLMRSIIHHYNSRKNEERLKHMKKEFQTNILMNVHSQAVLEHITSEESMDVSVVAVPDTILKPSATPATIAIPAVSETASPEAAALGPTTLLEYFSPVKPWERDWHPVQEKLLDYVLDVNRPGAEIIVKEGKLCLIREEFWSLGLLRDMDSHIGNACMQLIIEMARNIGKDIYIENFYVIPTWKGTQNIVTALPEDADMKDLLVFPAWTKANGPDHYIVCTNCQPN; the protein is encoded by the exons ATGCCGCCCTTTTCTGCCATCTCTGTGCCACCCACTGCTGCGCCTTCTACCACAGccactgctgccacctctgtgCCAACCAGCACTATGCCACCCACTGCTGCCAACTCTGTGCCAACCAGCACTATGCCACCAACTGCTGCCAACTCTGTGCCACCTACTGCTGCCACCTCAGTTCCAACCAGCACTATGCCACCCACTACTGCCACCTCTGTGCCAACCAGAACTATGCCACCCACTGCTGCCAGCTCAGTACCAACCAGCACTATGCcacccactgctgccacctct GAATTTCCACGACACCTAATTCCTGAGGAGACGTTGTGCTACCACTGCCCAAACCGCATGGTCCTCAGCGACCCGATTTGCATTACTCAAAAGGCTAAAATTCTTACAACCTCAGGAATTGTCCAAG ATATTTCTACATACTACAAATACTGTCCTCAGTGTGGAGTACTGTACCGGTACCAAGAGTGGAGCGAAGGTCTACATAATTTCAATGACCATGTCCTTCTTGATCTACCTCTCTGCCTCACTATTAGAAACATGTTGCAG GTCCACACTGCAGTCAGCAGAATAGTTGAGTATTTGGAGTTAACTACAGGTGTCCAGTTCCCCTCAGCCGATACAGTTTTACATGGTTATCTTCATTTTGAAGCTCTAACAGACCATGAATATCAGTATTCTTGCGTGACCTGTGGTGACCATCCGCCTGTGGTCATAATGGAACTTCACAAGAAGGCATCTTTTCATCTGTCAG TGAGTGACCTTGCACAACCTCCAGAAGATTTTAATGGAGATGTGGATTCAGAACAGTTTTGGAAGGCACTGACAGAGGAAAGAATTGCCCGTGGATTTGTTTCAA GTCAAAAAAACAATTCATTCAGTGTTCCTCCAAGTTTTAACTTTTGGGCATCCTGGATAGGGAGAAATACACGCCGCTCAGACTGTGTTCTTAACACAGAATTTGAGAAGATCCGTCCAGCAAAAGCAGCAGAGGTCTCTGAGATAACTGTCTCAGAGGATCGTCTGAGAGATGAGCTCTGCAAACAGAAG gtgcaggtgattagaaaTGTATGCAGGGAGTGTGGTTTGGATGCCACTGGATCTCGAATTGACCTCCTTTTAAGACTTTCGCAAGAAATGAAGTCACGAGAGGCATATGACAAATTATTACTAATTGCTAATGACATTATTGCTAATGAGAACA GTGGCTGGGCAGTGATTATGTGTCCGTGTGGCATTGTCTACAGTTTGAAATGCAACATCCGAGCAGAGAGCCCTCGTGATTTTGCAGACATGCTTCTTTCATGGAAGCATATGCCGAACATTGTCATCTACGACTTTGCACGTGGACTGTCAACCCACACTAACTTAAGACAACCACAAACAATACCCTTCACACCATTTGAAGGGAGGTTAATGGGCCCAACTGCAGAAAACATAGCGAAAGCCAAAGCTGGAAAGGTAAAGGTGTCACTACCCTGGCTGACATGCAAAAAGGAAAATCCTGACCCTGATGGCCACCCTATTACTGGTTCAGCAGAACATTATGTTCTGTATGACCGGTTCCATGAGGACAACACAAATGACGCTCGAGATTCACTGCGGAAGCTTCGCCTGGTCCCGCAACTGGCTGGAAGAGTTAACAGCCAAGTCGTGGAACAGTTATTTGCAAACATGGCTTTGCCATCGACTCATGTGTTCCTCATGCGAAGCATAATTCACCATTACAATAGTCGCAAAAATGAAGAACGACTTAAGCACATGAAAAAGGAGTTTCAGACAAACATTCTAATGAATGTCCACAGCCAGGCTGTTTTGG AACATATAACATCTGAGGAATCCATGGATGTGTCAGTAG TAGCAGTGCCAGATACCATTTTAAAACCCTCAGCAACACCAGCAACCATTGCCATCCCTGCAGTGAGTGAGACTGCATCACCAGAAGCCGCTGCTTTGGGACCAACAACCCTGTTGGAATATTTTTCACCAGTAAAGCCATGGGAAAGGGACTGGCATCCAGTGCAAGAAAAACTG CTTGATTACGTGCTGGACGTCAATCGGCCTGGAGCTGAAATTATTGTCAAGGAGGGGAAATTGTGTCTAATTAGAGAGGAGTTTTGGAGCTTGGGTTTGCTGAGGGATATGGATTCCCAC ATTGGAAACGCCTGCATGCAGCTTATTATTGAAATGGCTCGGAatatt GGCAAAGATATATACATTGAGAACTTTTATGTTATTCCTACTTGGAAAGGAACCCAAAACATTGTTACAGCATTACCA GAGGATGCGGATATGAAAGACTTGCTAGTCTTCCCAGCATGGACAAAAGCTAATGGCCCTGACCACTACATTGTCTGT ACAAATTGCCAACCAAATTGA